The following coding sequences lie in one Dunckerocampus dactyliophorus isolate RoL2022-P2 chromosome 4, RoL_Ddac_1.1, whole genome shotgun sequence genomic window:
- the LOC129179902 gene encoding gastrula zinc finger protein XlCGF57.1-like: MAGKQAKKKKAEVSNTVQEDETKRDLYSLQGSTRMLKELVKERLMAAADEISAMFERTIASYEEELSRTREEKERHLQQLEAVSKTPNVLHLGDVQQLIGHQEQRPTQPQGGHSSWKQEDRQPPHCKEEECLPWWEEADPTKLPLTVVSVKIDDGEEEPQADKLSAQPSASNNVTSHSPDDKDGNPTQEALSSYTDCEAAMRTHIDNKHSKKKKTGQDCLTCLVCAKTFTQKGHLTQHMRTHTGEKPFGCSVCAKRFSQKGTMAIHMRTHTRETPFSCSVCAKSFAHSNSLTRHMSKHTGEKPFSCSVCAKRFSHKVPMELHMRTHTGEKPFCCSVCGKQFSQKVAMISHMRAHTGEKPFCCSVCGKRFSRKVNVATHMRTHTGEKPFRCSVCDQRFSHDATLRSHMRTHTGEKPFHCLVCDQRFSRKLTMVSHMTTHTGEKPFRCPLCGKRFSQKSNVASHMTTHTGEKPFSCSVCGQRFSQKSNMVSHRRKHTGQIEGLGSASDKNELT; this comes from the exons ATGGCGGGAAAACaagcaaagaagaagaaggcggaAGTTAGCAACACAGTTCAAGAGGACGAGACAAAGCGCGACCTCTACTCGCTACAAGGAAGCACCAGAATGCTGAAAGAGTTGGTGAAGGAGCGACTCATGGCGGCAGCTGATGAAATATCGGCAATGTTTGAAAGAACGATAGCGTcctacgaggaggaactttcccgAACGAGAGAGGAGAAGGAGCGACATCTACAACAACTGGAGGCTGTTAGCAAGACTCCAAATGTGCTCCACCTTGGAG acgtccagCAGCTGATCGGTCATCAAGAACAACGTCCCACTCAGCCGCAGGGGGGGCACTCCTCTTGGAAGCAGGAGGATCGCCAGCCCCCCCACTGTAAAGAGGAAGAGTGTCTTCCCTGGTGGGAGGAAGCCGATCCcaccaagttgccactgactgttgtCTCTGTGAAGATAGACGATGGTGAAGAGGAACCACAAGCAGACAAGCTCTCAGCTCAGCCATCAGCCAGCAACAACGTGACGTCACACTCCCCTGACGATAAAGACGGGAACCCCACCCAAGAAGCTTTAAGCAGCTATACAGACTGTGAAGCTGCAATGAGGACTCACattgacaacaaacactctaaaaagaagaaaacaggTCAAGATTGTTTGACCTGCTTAGTTTGTGCTAAGACGTTCACTCAAAAGGGCCACCTGACTcagcacatgagaacgcacacaggtgaaaaaccatttggttgctcagtttgtgctaaaagattctctcagaaGGGAACGATGGCgatacacatgagaacgcacacaagAGAAACGCCTTTTAGTTGCTCTGTATGCGCTAAAAGCTTTGCTCACAGTAACAGTTTGACTCGACATATGTCcaaacacactggagagaaaccttttagttgctcagtttgtgctaaaaggTTCTCCCACAAGGTACCAATGGAATTGCACATgcgaacgcacacaggagagaaaccctttTGTTGTTCAGTGTGTGGCAAGCAGTTCTCTCAAAAGGTAGCAATGATATCACACATGAGAgcgcacacaggagagaaaccctttTGTTGTTccgtttgtggtaaaagattctctcggAAAGTAAATGtggcaacacacatgagaacgcacacgggagaaaaaccctttcgGTGTTCAGTGTGTGATCAGAGATTCTCTCACGATGCAACATTGcggtcacacatgagaacacacacaggagaaaaaccatttcattgttTAGTTTGTGATCAAAGATTCTCTCGAAAGTTAACAATGGTGTCACACATGAcaacgcacacgggagaaaaaccctttcgTTGTCCactttgtggtaaaagattctctcaaaaaTCCAATGTAGCATCACACATGacaacgcacacaggagaaaaaccctttagttgttccgtttgtggtcaaagattctctcagAAGTCCAATATGGTTTCACACAGGAGGAAACACACTGGACAAATAGAAGGTTTGGGGTCAGCCTCAGATAAGAATGAGCTGACATGA
- the LOC129180524 gene encoding zinc finger protein 84-like — MLKELVRERLMAAADEILALFERTIASYEEELSQTREEKERLRHHLVLDAKDVQQMIGCQEEHLPQLEVGSSTLKQEDPQPPHVKEEEEELWISQEGACLLGLEEADLTTLPLTGVSVKTEEHEDKPPESPQLHYSLSEENRGAEPPSSSSSSSSPQHMTTEAGGDHHGGSQADKLLAPLSDSEHTTSHAPEDEEALSGGTDGEGDRRTHTDNKYSKCSKKKTGKKCLTCSVCAKSFTQKCALTQHMRTHSGEKPFICSACGQRFSQKGAMIIHMRRHTGEKPFCCSVCGESFAQKGHVVTHMRTHTGEKPYRCLVCDKRFAQNATFRSHMRTHTGEKPFGCFVCDKRFARKLTMVSHMRTHTGEKPFSCFVCDKKFSQKSKMVAHVRTHGEEKACQEGLGCGADDNKKDDEMSSGPSCIQ, encoded by the exons atgttgaaagagttGGTAAGAGAACGACTAATGGCGGCAGCTGATGAAATATTGGCGCTGTTTGAAAGAACGATAGcgtcgtacgaggaggaactttcccAAACGAGAGAGGAGAAGGAGCGACTTCGACATCACCTTGTGCTCGACGCCAAAG ACGTCCAGCAGATGATTGGTTGTCAGGAAGAACATCTCCCTCAGCTGGAGGTGgggagctccactttgaagcaggaggatccccagcccccccacgttaaagaggaagaggaggaactctggatcAGTCAGGAGGGAGCGTGCCTTCTAGGGttggaggaggctgatctcaccacgttgccactgactggtgtctctgtgaagactgaagagcatgaagacaaaccacccgaATCGCCACAGCTTCATTACAGTCTGAGTGAGGAGAACAGAGGGGCGGAGCCtccgagcagcagcagcagtagcagctcaccacaacacatgacTACAGAAGCTGGTGGAGACCACcatggaggatcacaagcagacaagctCTTAGCTCCGCTATCAGATAGCGAACACACAACGTCACACGCTCCTGAGGATGAAGAAGCTTTGAGCGGCGGTACAGACGGTGAAGGTGATAGGAGGACTCACACTGACAATAAATACTCTAaatgctctaaaaagaagacgggtaaaaaatgtttgacctgctcagtttgtgcaaAAAGTTTTActcaaaagtgtgctttgaCTCAACACATGCGGACACActcaggagaaaaaccttttatttgttcagcttgtggtcaaagattctcCCAGAAAGGTGCGATGATAATTCACATGAGAaggcacactggagaaaaacctttttgttgctcagtttgtggtgaaAGCTTTGCCCAAAAGGGACATGTggtaacacacatgagaacacacacaggagaaaaaccatacaGGTGTTtagtttgtgataaaagatttGCTCAGAATGCAACGTTTCGTTCCcacatgaggacacacacaggagaaaaaccctttggttgctttgtttgtgataaaagatttGCTCGCAAGCTAACaatggtatcacacatgagaacacacacaggagaaaaacccttcagtTGCTTTGTTTGTGATAAAAAGTTCTCTCAAAAGTCAAAGATGGTTGCACATGTGAGAACACACGGAGAAGAAAAAGCTTGTCAGGAAGGATTAGGGTGTGGCGCAGATGACAATAAGAAAGATGATGAAATGAGCAGTGGGCCTTCATGTATACAATAA